In a genomic window of Flavobacterium sp. KACC 22761:
- a CDS encoding VIT domain-containing protein, producing MKLKLFSFAARICQMNWNLLLFFLLFIGTKNFAQSPELTVKGDDAEKVRMSQLKVNVKIVGNIAYTAAEMHFFNSGTRQMEAELIFPLPENVSVSRYAIDINGKLREAVPVNKNKGKQVFEAIEHRRVDPGLLEKVDGNNFKTRIYPLMPNGERIVVIGYEEELSASDKDNLVYQLLSRYPKKLDKFEINVSVLGAVAKPIVSGESEKEIVFSKWNQSFEASEKKENYQPSEKLLFKIPIRQDIPSVVMQNVGGQYYFYGNTFVDGNKMAKKTPNTIGLIWDNSLSCQTRDLKKELDLLDAYFQKIKNTKVTLYFLNYTFEKQKDFVVSNGNWSELKMVLEKTKYDGGTRFSQINFENQDEYLFFSDGLSSLSENVLPKTKKPIYTITSSVSADFAFLNFSSVKTGGNFINLNQINSETALDKLTNTSLKFLGIKENLTVTDLFPMEGTSVSGNFSFSGISLNPQNEITLLFGYNNEVVSEKKITLDATVQNSSDINIEKLWAQKKIANLELQYTKNADEIELLGKKFGIVTKNTSLIVLENVRDYIMYDILPPAELRAEFDQIKKQEHDATLAQQKNNWESIEGYFNGLNVWWKKNVKYNGQKIASKYKYKRSAPAPTSVAYRDGDINTHAGETIKGDPDATLTIDEPVGAGTATTVIQEDNNVYNTEAPKVDQVKFVPPVVSKAQEITEDTPKITELKDKKVGSEVISKDERIVEPQETVVVGYGTQKKSDVVGALGEGTSKNKDISQALEGKVSGLQVTQSPNNNEVIQVNTNKPLIIVDGQFYDGELTDIKSDNIESEEVVKDAARISAYGSSGVNGVIIITTKKKSSNSGVVQTKSWNPDRLYLKALASASKEKQYDLYFELRKAQERNPSFYFDVAHFFYNQGDIKKALLIISNIADLGLENHQLYKTLTYTLRQWKDYEDAVFTAKQVAKWREHEPQSLRDYALALEDAGKYQAAFDELVKSLEVNYYGEMSGQYEGVEDIVLMDINRLMSEHPGLKIGKLDKKYMAKMPVDIRIIMNWNQMDVDLDLHVIEPTGEECYYSHTNTEIGGRFSKDFTQGYGPEQYLIRNAVKGKYQIKTDFFGETTLTEDGPATIMVEIYTTKAGKVSRTLKTIQLGKVKENDVLAEIVW from the coding sequence ATGAAATTAAAATTGTTTTCGTTTGCGGCGCGTATTTGTCAAATGAATTGGAATCTATTGCTTTTCTTCTTGTTGTTTATCGGAACAAAAAATTTTGCGCAAAGTCCAGAATTGACGGTCAAAGGCGATGATGCTGAGAAAGTCAGAATGAGTCAGCTCAAAGTTAATGTGAAAATTGTAGGCAATATTGCATATACTGCTGCTGAGATGCATTTTTTTAATTCGGGAACACGCCAAATGGAAGCAGAACTTATTTTTCCGTTACCTGAAAATGTTTCTGTTTCCAGATATGCAATTGATATTAATGGGAAATTGAGAGAAGCTGTTCCAGTAAACAAAAATAAAGGGAAACAAGTTTTTGAAGCCATCGAGCACCGTCGTGTTGATCCGGGATTATTGGAAAAAGTCGATGGAAATAATTTTAAAACCAGAATTTATCCGTTAATGCCAAATGGAGAAAGAATCGTAGTTATTGGCTATGAAGAAGAACTTTCAGCTTCAGATAAAGATAATTTGGTATATCAGCTTTTGAGCCGTTATCCAAAAAAGCTGGATAAATTTGAAATCAATGTTTCGGTTTTAGGCGCTGTGGCAAAACCAATTGTTTCAGGAGAATCTGAAAAAGAAATTGTTTTTTCAAAATGGAATCAATCTTTTGAAGCTTCTGAAAAGAAAGAAAACTATCAGCCTTCTGAAAAATTACTTTTTAAAATTCCGATTCGGCAAGATATTCCAAGTGTCGTGATGCAGAATGTTGGCGGGCAGTATTATTTTTATGGAAATACTTTTGTTGATGGAAACAAAATGGCGAAGAAAACTCCAAATACAATAGGTTTGATTTGGGATAATTCTTTGAGCTGTCAAACGCGCGATTTGAAAAAAGAATTGGATTTGTTGGATGCTTATTTTCAGAAAATAAAAAACACAAAAGTGACTTTGTACTTTTTGAATTATACTTTCGAAAAACAAAAAGATTTTGTGGTTTCAAATGGAAATTGGTCTGAGCTAAAAATGGTTTTAGAAAAAACAAAATACGATGGTGGAACTCGTTTTTCGCAAATCAATTTTGAAAATCAAGATGAATATTTGTTCTTTTCTGACGGATTATCGTCTTTGAGCGAAAATGTTCTTCCAAAAACAAAAAAGCCAATTTACACCATTACATCTTCAGTTTCGGCAGATTTTGCTTTTCTGAATTTTTCTTCAGTGAAAACGGGTGGCAATTTTATCAATTTAAATCAGATAAATTCGGAAACGGCTTTGGATAAATTGACCAATACAAGTTTGAAGTTTCTTGGCATAAAAGAGAATTTAACTGTGACCGATTTATTTCCGATGGAAGGAACTTCGGTTTCTGGAAATTTCAGTTTTTCAGGAATTTCGCTGAATCCACAAAATGAAATTACATTATTATTTGGCTATAATAATGAGGTTGTTTCAGAAAAGAAAATTACGCTTGATGCGACTGTTCAAAATTCTTCGGATATAAATATTGAAAAACTTTGGGCACAGAAAAAAATTGCCAATCTTGAATTGCAATACACTAAAAATGCAGATGAAATTGAGCTTCTGGGAAAGAAATTCGGAATTGTGACAAAAAATACTTCTTTGATTGTTCTGGAAAATGTTCGCGATTATATTATGTATGATATTTTACCACCGGCAGAATTACGCGCCGAATTTGATCAAATCAAAAAACAAGAGCACGATGCTACTTTAGCACAACAAAAAAATAATTGGGAAAGTATTGAGGGTTATTTTAACGGATTAAATGTTTGGTGGAAAAAGAACGTTAAATACAATGGGCAGAAAATTGCATCGAAGTATAAATATAAAAGATCAGCTCCAGCACCAACAAGTGTTGCATATAGAGATGGTGATATAAATACTCACGCTGGTGAAACTATAAAAGGAGATCCAGATGCGACACTTACAATTGATGAGCCTGTTGGTGCGGGAACGGCTACAACAGTAATTCAAGAAGACAATAATGTGTATAACACGGAAGCACCAAAAGTTGATCAAGTAAAATTTGTTCCACCAGTTGTTTCAAAAGCACAGGAGATTACTGAGGATACGCCAAAAATCACTGAATTAAAAGATAAAAAAGTTGGGAGTGAAGTGATTAGTAAAGATGAAAGGATTGTAGAACCTCAAGAAACAGTTGTAGTTGGCTATGGAACTCAAAAAAAATCGGATGTTGTTGGTGCTCTTGGAGAAGGGACTTCAAAAAATAAAGATATTTCACAGGCACTCGAAGGTAAAGTTTCGGGCTTGCAAGTAACGCAGTCGCCAAATAACAATGAAGTAATACAAGTAAATACAAATAAACCTTTAATTATAGTTGATGGTCAGTTTTACGATGGCGAATTGACCGATATAAAGTCAGATAATATTGAATCGGAAGAAGTTGTGAAAGATGCTGCTAGAATTTCTGCATATGGAAGCAGCGGTGTAAATGGAGTTATTATTATCACAACGAAAAAGAAGTCTTCAAATAGTGGTGTTGTTCAAACAAAAAGTTGGAATCCAGATAGATTGTATTTAAAGGCGCTGGCTTCGGCATCAAAAGAAAAACAATATGACTTGTATTTCGAATTGAGAAAAGCACAAGAGAGAAACCCGAGTTTTTATTTTGATGTGGCACACTTTTTCTACAATCAAGGCGACATTAAAAAAGCATTGCTGATTATTAGCAATATCGCCGATTTAGGTTTAGAGAATCATCAACTTTATAAAACGTTGACTTATACTTTGCGTCAGTGGAAAGATTATGAGGATGCTGTTTTTACCGCAAAACAGGTTGCAAAATGGAGAGAACATGAACCGCAAAGTCTTAGAGATTATGCTTTAGCATTGGAAGATGCCGGAAAATATCAAGCGGCATTTGATGAATTAGTAAAATCACTTGAAGTAAATTATTACGGAGAAATGAGCGGACAATATGAAGGTGTTGAAGATATTGTTTTAATGGATATTAACAGATTAATGAGCGAACATCCTGGATTGAAAATAGGAAAATTAGACAAAAAGTATATGGCAAAAATGCCAGTTGATATCAGAATTATCATGAACTGGAACCAAATGGATGTTGATTTGGATTTGCATGTAATTGAGCCAACCGGCGAAGAATGTTATTATAGTCATACCAACACAGAAATTGGCGGAAGATTTTCTAAAGATTTTACACAAGGTTACGGCCCAGAGCAATATTTGATAAGAAATGCAGTAAAAGGAAAATATCAAATCAAAACCGATTTCTTTGGCGAAACGACATTGACCGAAGACGGCCCGGCCACAATTATGGTGGAAATTTATACAACCAAAGCCGGAAAAGTGTCGAGAACTTTGAAAACGATTCAGTTAGGAAAAGTAAAAGAAAATGACGTTTTAGCCGAAATTGTTTGGTAA
- a CDS encoding DUF3857 domain-containing protein: MRNPFFTLFLFLTTLNFYAQKANYAITTIPDSLKQNANAVVRLDQMDVNIVSQRSMVIKKQRVVTVLNDKGLSDIEAYEHYDKTTSINSIEAIVYDATGNEIKKIKRKDFRDQSAVSGSTLFSDNRVVYLNYTPISYPFTIAYTCETETSNTAFLPRWYFLSDYNESVEKCILNVTFPSDLGFKKKEFEFAGFNIKKTEETSTKLSYVASNILAQKAEELSPSPGDLFPKIIMGLEKFHLEGVDGTATTWEAFGKWYGEKILTGTTTLPEETKAKMKALVGNEKDPIKKAKIIYDYVQKKSRYVNIAIGIGGWKPMQASDVDRLGYGDCKALSNYTKALLEAVDVPSYNTILYGDRYKSNIQSDFVSMQGNHMILAIPNGDNYTWLECTSQDDPFGYQGTFTDDRDVLVVKPEGGQIVRTKVYDDKGNTQKDKGVYTIDENGHFSGSISIVSEGSQYNSKFRIEAYQPTEKEAHYKEYWDNINNLKLGKITFTNDKENIRFTEDVQLSAINYASISANKMIFALDAFNQNNQSVKRIRNRKNPFEIQRGYLDSDEIEVNLPAGFSIEFLPANYELKGKFGEYKTEIIKKDNNKLVYKRSMFLIKGKYSNKEYDEYRLFMEQISKNDNAKIILTKN, from the coding sequence ATGAGAAACCCCTTTTTTACGTTATTTTTATTCTTAACTACTCTTAATTTTTATGCTCAAAAGGCAAATTATGCGATTACTACAATTCCAGACAGTTTAAAGCAAAACGCTAATGCGGTCGTACGATTAGACCAAATGGATGTTAATATTGTTTCGCAAAGAAGCATGGTTATCAAGAAACAAAGAGTTGTAACGGTTTTAAACGACAAGGGGCTTTCGGATATTGAAGCTTATGAACACTACGACAAAACGACTTCAATAAATAGCATCGAGGCAATTGTTTATGATGCAACTGGCAATGAAATCAAAAAAATAAAACGAAAAGATTTTAGAGATCAGAGCGCGGTAAGCGGCAGTACGCTTTTTTCAGATAACCGAGTGGTTTATCTAAATTATACACCAATTTCATATCCGTTTACGATTGCTTATACCTGTGAAACAGAAACTTCAAACACCGCTTTTTTGCCACGATGGTATTTTTTAAGTGATTATAATGAAAGTGTCGAAAAATGTATTCTAAATGTCACTTTTCCAAGCGATTTAGGTTTTAAGAAAAAAGAATTTGAATTTGCTGGGTTTAATATAAAAAAGACAGAAGAAACCAGTACTAAGCTGAGTTATGTTGCATCGAATATATTGGCACAAAAAGCCGAAGAGTTGAGTCCGTCTCCAGGGGATTTATTTCCAAAAATTATAATGGGTCTAGAAAAATTTCATCTCGAAGGTGTTGATGGAACTGCAACAACTTGGGAAGCGTTTGGGAAATGGTACGGAGAAAAGATTCTTACGGGAACAACCACTTTGCCAGAAGAAACCAAAGCAAAAATGAAAGCGCTTGTAGGCAATGAAAAAGATCCAATCAAAAAAGCAAAAATCATTTACGATTATGTGCAGAAAAAATCACGCTATGTAAATATCGCAATTGGTATTGGAGGCTGGAAACCAATGCAGGCAAGCGATGTAGATCGTTTAGGATATGGAGATTGTAAAGCACTTTCAAATTATACAAAAGCACTTTTAGAAGCAGTCGATGTGCCTTCATACAATACCATTTTATATGGTGATCGTTACAAATCTAATATTCAATCTGATTTTGTTTCGATGCAGGGAAATCATATGATTTTGGCAATTCCAAACGGAGACAATTATACTTGGTTGGAATGCACAAGCCAAGATGATCCTTTTGGTTATCAAGGAACTTTTACAGATGACCGTGATGTTTTGGTAGTAAAACCAGAAGGTGGCCAAATTGTTCGAACAAAAGTATATGATGACAAAGGAAATACCCAAAAAGATAAAGGGGTTTATACAATTGATGAAAATGGGCATTTTTCGGGTTCAATTTCAATTGTATCAGAGGGTTCTCAATACAATTCGAAATTTAGAATTGAAGCTTATCAGCCAACAGAAAAAGAAGCGCATTACAAAGAATATTGGGATAATATCAATAATCTTAAGTTAGGAAAAATAACATTTACAAACGATAAGGAAAATATTCGTTTTACTGAAGATGTACAGCTAAGCGCAATAAACTATGCTTCTATTTCGGCTAACAAAATGATTTTTGCTCTTGATGCTTTCAATCAAAATAATCAAAGTGTGAAGCGCATCAGAAATAGAAAAAATCCATTTGAAATTCAGCGTGGCTATTTGGATTCTGATGAAATTGAAGTGAATCTTCCAGCTGGTTTTTCAATCGAGTTTCTTCCTGCCAATTATGAATTGAAAGGGAAATTTGGAGAATACAAAACCGAAATAATTAAAAAAGATAATAATAAGCTAGTCTATAAACGAAGTATGTTTTTGATCAAAGGAAAATATTCAAACAAAGAATATGATGAATATCGTCTTTTTATGGAACAGATTTCAAAAAATGACAACGCCAAAATTATCCTGACAAAAAACTAA
- a CDS encoding DUF3857 domain-containing protein, with protein sequence MKPIKLFSLAIALLLFSKITAQEFKLGKVTVAELEQKAHPKDSAAPAAILYKKGKARIEYDQTDGFVTVTDVEARIKIYKKEGYDWANKAVWYYKQSNFTEKVYFSDAYTYNLVNGKIEKTKLKTEGTFDEVLNKYRSQKKITMPNVKEGSVIEYKYTIKSPSDRSIREWEFQETIPVNYSEFMTAIPEYYVFNSRQKGYVFPKMTVEKSPKSIIFTNKERSQGQVSTTTFSTDKIDYTETRTTYVAQDFPAIKEEAFVNNMDNYVSSIQHELSMTKFPNSQMKMYSTDWNSVAKTIYDYESFGPELNKTGYYEDDLKGLLAGKNTPEEKIWVILNHVKSNVKWNGYKGYDCDNGVKKAYKEKTGNIGDINLMLTSMLRYSGLEANPVLVSTRENGIALFPNRTAFDYVIAAVETPTGYLLLDASDKFSTPNILPFRTLNWSGRLIRKDGTSEEIELTPKKPSNDVVFMSYNIDAEGKISGKTRRQCSDHMALITRQKIDGVKQEDYLEKLENKNGKIEINDYSRTNEKDILLPTIETYSFTGNDLCEIIGGKIYVSPMLFFTNDKNPFKQEVREYPVDFGFPQLEKYSINIQIPDGFTVETLPASAAINMEDNAGSFKFVVAQNGNTVQFSIASQINDAIFSAEKYEMLKEYFKGMIAKETEKIVLKRI encoded by the coding sequence ATGAAACCAATTAAACTTTTTAGTCTTGCAATCGCGTTATTGCTTTTTTCAAAAATAACAGCTCAAGAATTCAAACTAGGAAAAGTAACTGTTGCCGAACTAGAGCAAAAAGCACATCCTAAAGACTCGGCAGCTCCAGCGGCTATTTTGTACAAAAAGGGAAAAGCAAGAATTGAGTACGATCAAACAGATGGTTTTGTAACTGTGACCGATGTCGAAGCCCGAATCAAAATTTATAAAAAAGAAGGTTACGATTGGGCAAATAAGGCAGTTTGGTATTATAAACAGTCTAATTTTACTGAAAAAGTATATTTTTCAGATGCTTACACCTACAATTTAGTAAATGGAAAAATTGAGAAAACAAAGCTTAAAACAGAAGGTACTTTTGACGAAGTTTTGAATAAATACAGATCTCAAAAGAAAATTACGATGCCCAATGTGAAGGAAGGTTCTGTAATTGAATACAAATATACAATCAAAAGCCCAAGTGACCGATCGATCAGAGAATGGGAATTTCAAGAAACGATTCCGGTAAATTACTCGGAGTTTATGACGGCTATTCCAGAGTATTATGTTTTTAATTCAAGACAAAAAGGATATGTTTTTCCTAAAATGACGGTTGAAAAAAGCCCAAAATCGATCATTTTTACAAATAAAGAAAGATCTCAAGGACAAGTTTCAACAACGACATTTAGTACAGATAAAATTGATTATACCGAAACAAGAACGACTTATGTAGCACAAGATTTTCCAGCAATTAAAGAGGAAGCTTTTGTTAACAATATGGATAATTATGTTTCAAGTATTCAGCATGAATTATCGATGACAAAGTTTCCAAATTCACAAATGAAGATGTATTCTACAGATTGGAATTCAGTTGCAAAAACCATTTATGATTACGAAAGTTTTGGCCCAGAATTAAATAAAACAGGTTATTATGAAGATGATTTAAAAGGCCTTTTAGCAGGAAAAAATACGCCAGAAGAAAAAATTTGGGTGATTTTAAACCATGTTAAATCAAATGTGAAATGGAATGGTTATAAAGGCTACGACTGTGATAATGGAGTTAAAAAAGCATACAAAGAAAAAACGGGAAATATTGGTGATATTAATTTAATGTTGACTTCCATGCTTCGTTACTCAGGTTTAGAGGCAAATCCGGTCTTGGTGAGTACACGTGAAAACGGAATAGCATTATTTCCTAACAGAACAGCTTTTGATTATGTAATTGCCGCAGTTGAAACGCCAACTGGTTACTTATTATTAGATGCATCTGATAAATTTTCAACACCAAATATTCTTCCTTTTAGAACATTGAATTGGTCTGGAAGATTAATTCGTAAAGATGGAACTTCTGAAGAAATTGAGCTGACTCCGAAAAAACCGTCAAATGATGTTGTTTTCATGAGTTACAATATCGATGCCGAAGGAAAAATTTCGGGGAAAACCAGAAGACAATGTTCTGATCACATGGCGCTAATAACTAGACAAAAAATAGATGGTGTTAAACAAGAGGATTATCTGGAGAAATTAGAAAACAAAAACGGAAAAATTGAAATCAACGATTACAGCCGAACAAACGAAAAAGACATTTTATTGCCTACTATAGAAACCTATTCATTTACAGGAAATGATTTGTGCGAAATAATTGGAGGCAAAATTTATGTGAGTCCGATGTTGTTTTTCACCAATGATAAAAATCCGTTTAAACAAGAAGTTCGAGAATATCCTGTAGATTTTGGATTCCCACAATTGGAGAAATACAGTATCAATATCCAAATTCCGGATGGATTTACGGTTGAAACTTTGCCAGCTTCAGCAGCTATAAATATGGAAGACAATGCAGGAAGCTTTAAATTTGTTGTTGCTCAAAATGGCAATACTGTGCAATTTTCTATTGCAAGCCAAATTAATGACGCAATTTTTTCTGCAGAAAAGTATGAAATGCTGAAAGAATATTTTAAGGGAATGATTGCGAAAGAAACAGAAAAAATTGTTTTAAAGCGTATTTAA
- a CDS encoding nucleotide pyrophosphohydrolase, which translates to MDLKNAQLDVDTWIKEHGVRYFNELTNMAQLTEEVGEVARIIARRYGEQSEKESDKNKDLGEELADVVFVVLCLANQTGIDLQAAFDKKMDLKSVRDKDRHKNNDKLK; encoded by the coding sequence ATGGATTTGAAAAATGCACAACTTGATGTTGATACTTGGATAAAAGAACACGGAGTTCGTTACTTTAATGAATTGACCAATATGGCGCAACTTACAGAAGAAGTTGGAGAAGTGGCCCGAATTATTGCACGTCGTTACGGAGAACAATCTGAGAAAGAGAGTGATAAAAACAAAGATTTAGGTGAAGAATTGGCCGATGTTGTTTTTGTGGTTTTATGTCTGGCAAACCAAACCGGAATCGATTTACAAGCCGCTTTTGACAAAAAAATGGATTTAAAATCGGTTAGAGATAAAGATCGTCACAAAAACAATGATAAATTGAAATAA
- the dtd gene encoding D-aminoacyl-tRNA deacylase: MKVVIQRVSEASVTVDGQKTADIQKGLLILVGIEDADTQEDIDWLAGKIIKMRIFGDENDVMNCSVQDVDGDIIAVSQFTLHASTKKGNRPSYIKAAKPDFAIPMYENFVKSLEKEFGKKIQTGIFGADMKVSLLNDGPVTIVMDSKNRE, from the coding sequence ATGAAAGTTGTAATTCAAAGAGTTTCCGAAGCGTCAGTAACAGTTGACGGTCAAAAAACAGCCGATATTCAAAAAGGATTATTGATTTTAGTTGGAATCGAAGATGCCGATACTCAGGAAGATATTGATTGGCTTGCTGGAAAAATAATCAAAATGAGAATTTTTGGAGACGAAAATGATGTCATGAATTGCTCTGTTCAAGATGTTGATGGCGATATAATTGCTGTGAGCCAATTTACACTTCACGCTTCTACAAAAAAGGGAAATCGCCCTTCATACATAAAAGCAGCCAAACCAGATTTTGCTATTCCGATGTATGAAAACTTCGTAAAATCGTTAGAAAAAGAGTTTGGCAAAAAAATCCAAACCGGAATTTTTGGTGCCGATATGAAAGTCAGCCTTTTAAATGACGGTCCTGTAACGATTGTTATGGACAGCAAAAACAGGGAGTAA
- the rsgA gene encoding ribosome small subunit-dependent GTPase A, protein MTGTVYKSTGSWYTVKSENGDFLECRMKGKFRIKGIKSTNPIAVGDIVDYELEETSDAVTGMIHNIHERKNYIVRKSVNLSKQIHIIASNIDQVFLLVTIDNPPTTTSFIDRFLVTAEAYGIEAILVFNKIDTLTEQTLDDQLYLQHIYQEIGYKCLRISSTENKGVDKLKEMMVGKVSMFSGHSGVGKSTLVNAMEPSLHLKTSVISEQSKQGQHTTTFAEMYDLSFDARIIDTPGIKGFGIVDMEPSEISGYFPEFFKLKDQCKFNNCLHKEEPHCAIKAALEKDEIAWSRYNSYLKILEGDEEHYRTDTYGEDRAASDETRK, encoded by the coding sequence ATGACAGGAACCGTTTATAAATCTACAGGAAGCTGGTACACCGTAAAATCTGAAAATGGAGATTTTTTGGAATGCCGTATGAAAGGGAAATTTAGAATTAAAGGTATAAAAAGTACCAACCCAATTGCTGTAGGCGATATTGTTGATTATGAATTGGAGGAAACTTCAGATGCTGTGACCGGAATGATTCATAATATCCACGAAAGAAAAAACTATATTGTTCGCAAATCGGTTAATCTGTCTAAGCAGATTCATATTATTGCCTCGAATATCGATCAGGTTTTTTTATTGGTTACAATCGATAATCCACCAACAACTACAAGTTTTATAGATCGTTTTTTGGTTACTGCCGAAGCTTACGGAATTGAAGCGATTCTTGTTTTTAATAAAATCGATACTTTAACAGAACAAACATTAGACGATCAGCTTTATTTACAGCATATTTATCAGGAAATTGGATATAAATGTCTCCGTATTTCATCAACAGAAAATAAAGGCGTTGATAAGCTGAAGGAAATGATGGTCGGCAAAGTCAGTATGTTTTCTGGGCATTCGGGAGTCGGAAAATCGACTTTAGTGAATGCGATGGAGCCAAGTCTTCATTTGAAAACCTCCGTAATTTCAGAGCAAAGCAAGCAAGGCCAGCATACCACAACTTTTGCTGAAATGTACGATTTGTCATTTGATGCCAGAATTATCGATACACCAGGAATTAAAGGTTTCGGAATTGTGGATATGGAACCATCAGAAATCAGCGGTTATTTTCCAGAATTCTTCAAATTAAAAGATCAATGCAAGTTTAACAATTGTTTACACAAAGAAGAACCGCATTGCGCCATAAAAGCCGCTTTAGAAAAAGATGAAATCGCCTGGTCGCGTTACAATAGTTATCTTAAAATTTTAGAAGGCGACGAAGAGCACTATCGAACGGATACTTATGGTGAAGATCGTGCCGCGAGTGATGAAACGAGAAAATAA